The genomic stretch GTCACCGCCAGGCCATTCGCTGTGACCGCGAAGGCCGACCCGGTGCCGATCGCGCGGCCTGCCCGTGCCCGGGGCGGGGCGGCGGCCTCGCCGGCCGGCTCCCCGCCGCCCTGCAGCGGCTTGCCAGCCGCGCCAGGCGCAGCGGTAGGGGGCGCACCGGCCGGTGGTGCCTCGACGGGCATGGCGCGGCCGTCCGGCAGGCGCACGTAGCGCGCGACGGGTGCGCTGCCGCCGCCATAGTCGGCGACGATCGTCCCGCCCTGGCCTTCGCCCGGCAGGGCGGCCTCGGGCGGGGGCTCCGCCACGCAGGCGCCGAGCAACAACAGCAGGGGGAGGGCGGGACGCATCACCGGCAGAGATTGGGTGGCGCGTGCGCGCGCGAAAGGGCGCACCGCGTCATGCCGCCAGTCGCGCGGCCGGCACCGCGCGCATCCGCCCGCCGGGCACCGCGCCGGGAATCGCGGCCGCCATATCGGCCGCGACCAGCAGGCGCGGCCAGTCCACGCCGGTCTGCACGCCCATGCGGGCGAACATCCAGGCCACGTCCTCGGTCGCGACATTGCCGGTGGCGCCGGGCGCGAAGGGGCAGCCGCCGATGCCGCCCGCGGCGGAATCGAACACCCGGCAGCCGGCCTCCCAGGCCGCGGCCACGTTGGCAACGCCCATCCCGTAGGTGTCGTGGCCATGGAAGGCGAAGCGGTGACCCCAGGCGCCGATCGCGTGGCGGAACACGCGGTTCACCTGGTCGGGGCTGGCATTGCCGGTGGTGTCGGCCAGCGCGATCTCCATCTCCGGGTTCAGCGCCACGATGCGTTCGACCCAGTCGAGCGCCTCGGCCTCCGGCACCACGCCATCGAAGGGGCAGTGAAACACGCAGGACAGGTTGAAGCGGATCAGCGTGCCCTTCGGCGTGTCACGCACCAGCGCGGCCAGTTCGGCAAAGGATTCCTCGCGCGTGCGGTTGAGGTTCGCCTTGTTGTGCCCAGCCGTGGCCGACATGAAGAAGCCCAGGCGATGCGCGCCGTGCTGGATGGCGGCATCGAAGCCGCGGCGGTTCGGCACCAGCACGGTGCATTCCAGGCCCGGCATCGCCTTGGCGGCTTCCAGCACGGGTTCGGTGCCGGCCATCTGCGGGATCGCCTTGGGCGAGACGAAGGATCCCACCTCCATGCGCCGCAGCCCGGCATCGTAGCAGGCCCGGATCAGCGCGACCTTGGCCTCGGTGGAGACAGGCTGCGCGGGGTTGATCGACTGGATGCCGTCGCGCGGGGCGACCTCGCTGATGATGGCGGTCTCAGGCATGGACGTGTCTCCGCGGTGCTTGGGTCCAGGTGTAGTCCCGGGGCGGGGCGCGGGGCAACGCGGGGTGGTTCCGGGGCGGATCCCGACCGGATGGACCCATCCGATCGGGTGAGGATGCGCGCGAAAACAAGTCCCTGAAGCCGGTGCAGCGCGCCGAGGCGGGCGGAGAAGGTTCCAGGCGGTCCAAACCCGATCATTTGCCGGGCGCGTGGCCGGTCGCGTGCGGCAGCCGCGGCGTCAGGCCGCTTGCCGATGCCATCAGCGCGTCCGTCCTGGCAGTGGCCCAGCGATCCGCGGCCATCCGCCGCGGGGTCTGGACCCTCAGGCCTCCGCCAGCGCCGCCACCAGCGCCCCGAAGGCCTGGTCCGGATCGCTCGGTTCCCCCTTCGCCTGCGCCAGCACCTGTTCGATGGCGGGCGCCAGGCGCACCGCCTGGTCCGCTTGCGGGTCGTGCCCCACGCGATACGCCCCAAGCCGCACCAGGTCCTTCACCTCGGCATAGGTGGACAGCAGCCGCCGCGCTTCCTGCACCAGCGGGCGTTCATGCGCGTCCAGCACGCCCGGGGCCGTGCGCGACAGGGACCGCAGCACGTCCACAGGCGGATAGCGCCCGCCTTCCGCGATGCGCCGGTCCAGCACGACATGCCCGTCCAGGATTCCGCGCACCGCGTCGGCCACGGGTTCGTCATGGTCGTCGCCCTCGACCAGCACGGTGAACAATGCGGTGATGGCGCCGCCGCAGCCGTCCGGGCCCGGGCCGGCGCGTTCCAGCAACCGTGGCAGTTCTGTGAAGACCGAGGGCGGGTAGCCGCGTGTGGCCGGCGGTTCGCGCACGGCCAGGCCGATCTCCCGCAGCGCCAGCGCGAAGCGCGTTACGCTGTCCATCAGCAGCAGCACCTGCCTGCCCTGGTCGCGGAAATGCTCGGCCACGGTCATGGCGGCATAGGCGGCCTCGCGCCGCATCGGCGCTGCGGCATCGGAGGTCGCGCAGATCACCACCGACTTCGCCAGGCGTTCGGGGCCCAGGTCGTCCTCGATGAATTCGCGCAACTCCCGCCCGCGTTCGCCGACCAGCGCGAAGACGATCACATCCGCCGCGACCCCACCCGCCAGCATCGCCATCAACGTGGATTTTCCGACGCCCGAGGCCGCGAACAGCCCCAGACGCTGCCCCTGCCGCACCGGCGCGAACAGGTCGAGCGCCCGGACGCCCAGCGCGAGCCGCGGCCCCAGCCGCGCACGCTGCCCGGCCGGCGGTGCGGGGGCGTGGGTCGCGCGCGGCAGCGCGCCGCGCGCCGGCGGCGGCTGCCCATCCATCGGCACGCCCATCGGGTCCAGCACGCGGCCGAGCCAGGCGTCGCTCACCGGCAACGCCGGGCGCGGTGCGAGCACCGCCCGCGCGCCCGCCGACAGGCCATTGATCGGGCCGAGCGCGATGGCCTCGGCCCGCCCGTCGCGGAAGGCCGCGATCTCGGCCAGCACGGGCGCGCCGGATGGTGGTTCGAGCCGCAGCCGGTCGCCGATCGCGGCCAGCGGCCCCAGCCCCTCGAGCGTGATGGCGAGCCCGCCGAGCCCGGTGACGGTGCCGTGCACCGCCTGGGGCTGCAGGCTGCGCAGGGCGGCGGCGGTGGCAAACAGGTCAGGGCGCATCCCCGCACCATGCCCCGCGCGGTATTGGCGCCGCGTTAGCGCGCTGTCCGATCGGACGGCGCGCGCGCCGCCATCCAACGACGACATCCGGGATCGGTGGCCGGGCGGGGCACCAGGCCGCTGCCGATACGGTCGGTTCGGCAGCGCGTTCGCGCCCCCGCCGTCCGCGGTGGCGGGCGGCGAAACCTCCGGCCTTGAGCCGCACCCGACCAGACCAGTCGACCTGTCCGTGACCTAATCCCGCAGCCGGCACGGACAGCCGCGCGACCGTCGCTTTTCCGCATCACTGTGTCCTGCGTGCCCTTGCGCGGCGGTGTCCCCCGCTTCCATTCTGCGCGCCACATCCCCCCGGAAGACCCCGCATGCGCCTGCGTTTCATGGCGATGGCCGCCTGCCTTGCCCTGGCCCCCATCGCCGCCCTTGGCCAGCCCGCGCCGCGGCAGGCCGCCCCCGCGCAACCCGCCCCGCGCGAGCGGGAGGCCAGCATCATCAACCAGTCCGGACAGACCCTGCGCGAGCTCTATGCCGCCCCCGCCGGCGGCGAGGCCTTCGGCCCCGACCTGCTGGGCGCCGATACCGTGCCCGACCGCGGCACCTTCCGCGCCCGCATCCAGGGCGCCGACTGCACCTTGGAATTCCGCGCCGTGTTCCAGGACGGCACCGAGGAACGCAGGCGCCAGAACGTCTGCCAGAACCGCCGCGTGCAGTTCGGCGATCCCGCCATTCCCCTGCGCGAAGCCACCATCCGCAACGAGACCGACACCACCGTGCTGCAGGTGTTCGCTGCCCCGCCCGGCGCGCCCAGCCGCGGCCCGGACCGGCTCGGCGAGAACGTCGTCGAGCCGTCGCGCGAATTCCGCATCCGCCTCGGCCGCACGCGCGACTGCATCTTCGACGTGACGGCGGTGTTCGACGATGGCGAGGAAGACACCCGTGCGGCGATGAACCTGTGCCGCGACCCGCGCCTCACCTTCGGCGACCCCAATGCGCCGCGGCGCGAGACGCGCATCAGCAACACCGCCGATCGCACCATCCGCGAATTCTATGCCTCGACCCGCGCGCCGCTCGCCTGGGGCGCGGACCGGCTCGGCAACACCGTGCTGCAGGCCGGGGGCAACTTCACGCTGCGCCTGCGCGGTGCGGCCTGCCTGTGGGACCTGCGCGCGGTCTATGACGACGACGCCGAGGAAGTGAAGCAGGGCATCGACCTATGCACCACGCGGGAGGTCGCGTTCGACGGGTCCGGCGCGCCGCGCCCGCCCGAACGCCGCGTGACCCTGGTGAACCGTCACGGCGCCACCATCCAGGAAGTCTATCTCTCGGGCACCTCGGAGGAAGACTGGGGCCCCGATCGCCTGGGCGAGGAAGTGCTGCCGCGCGGCCAGCGGCGCGAGGTCGCCGCCCGCCTGCGCGACTGCGAGGCCGACCTGCGCATCGTCTTCGAGGAACGCCGCGCCGCCGAGGAACGCACCAGCATCAACCTGTGCGAGACCGCGACCATCGTGCTGCGCCCCGGCTGGACGCTGGCCGACCGGCTGGACGAGGGCGAGGACAGCGCCGACACCAGCCCACGGCCGGGCAGCGTGCGCCTGCGCAACGCCGCCGAGGTGCCGGTCGCCGAGCTCTACGCCGATGCGCCCGGCGCGCCGCGCGGCATCGACCGGCTTGGCCGCACCGTGCTCGGCGTGAACGAAACGCTGGATTTCGCACCGCCGGAAGGCACGCCCTGCCTGGTCGACCTGGTGGCGGTGTTCCGCGATGGGCGCGAGATGATCCTGGCCGGCACCGACATCTGCGCCGGCGTGGAATTGGAACTGCGGTGAAGCGCCTGCTGCTGGCCCTGATGCTGGTGGGCACGCCCGCTGCGGCGCAGGGCATTCCCGACGCGCTGCGCGGCACCTGGGGGCAGGGTGCCTGCGCCACCCCCTCGGCGCTGCTGCACGTGACCGCGCGCAGCGTGGCGCGCCTGCCGGCCGACGGACCCGCCCGCCTGGTGCGGCTGCGCGGCCTGCGCCCCTTCGGCGACTGGACCTTGGGGATAGGTGCCGGGGCCGAGGCACCGCGCGTGCTGCTGCGCGCCGCCGGCGATGGGCTCGAAACCATGGAACCCGACGCCAAGCTGCGTGACGACCGGCTGCCGGGCGACACGCCGGTGCTGCAGTGGCAGCGCTGCACCACCCCGCCACCCGGCCTGGCGGCACTGCATGGCGAAGGCCTCGCGGTGCTGGCGGCGCTCGAAAGGCTGGAGGCCGCCTGCCAGGGCGGCACGACGGCACCCTGCATCGCGGCGCTGGTGGCGGTCGGCGACGTGTCCGGCGACGGCATGCTGGGCGTGGCCGAGGTCGCGCGGCTGCTGCGCGGGACCGCCTGGGCCCTGGCCGCACAGGATGGCGCGACGCCGGCGGCGCTGGCCGGCGCCACGGGCCTCGGCGCCGCCGCCGCGCTGGCGCTGGCGCGCATCGCGGTCGAGGGGCTGGATTTCGACGGCGACGGCCGGCTGTCCGTGGCGGAACTCGGGCAGGACCGCGCGCAATGGCCGGCCGGCACCGGCGACCCGGCGGGCCGGCCGGGGGCGCTGGAAGCGCTGGGCGAAGGGGCCGGGCTGCTGCGCGCGCTGCTGGAGCGCGTCGCAGGCCCATAGAGACCGTGCCAGGGTGCGGGGTCCCGCAGCCCAGCCGGCCACGTCGCGGTCATGGATGTGGCGGGCAGGCTTCGGGCCGCGCCGCCTGGTCCATCCGCGGCGGTCTTCTGCACCGCGCCAGATTTCGCCTGACGGTTTAATTATGCGGTGATATTCTCGCGCTGTGCGAGGCATCCTCCTCCTGCTGCCCGTCCTGCTGCTCGGCGCCTGCGGCAACACCACCGCGACCGACGTCGTGCGCGTGATGGTCTGGCCCATCCCGATCCCCGACGGCCTGTTCGAAACCTCCGAGGCGATCCCGCAGGCCGACTGGGACACGCCCGGCGGCGCGGTACGTGCCGAGACCGCGCTCGGCCTGTCGCTCGGGTCGCGCCGCGGCATCGCCACCCTGGTGCAGGAGGAAGGCGAACGCCGCATGTGGCGCACCGCCGGCGGCGTGGTGGTCGCGACCGAAGGCCCGCGCATCGTCGCCACCGCCGGGCTGCGCGAAGTGGTCGCCGCCACGCGCTTCGACGGCATCGACCCGCTGACCCGCATCGGCGACCTGACCGACACGCCGGTCAGCGGCGCGCGCGTGGTGGACGTGATGCGGTCGGAGACCGACCCGGCGCGCATGCGCTTCGGCCTGCGGCTCAACTGCCGCGTCAGCGCCGGCCCCGCCGAGGTCGAGGACACCGTCCTGGTGCGCGAGACCTGCCGGGGTGCGGCATCCTTCACCAACCGCTTCTGGGCCGATGCGCGCAGCTACGCGGTGTTCCGGTCCGAACAATGGGTCGGCGACGGGCTGCCGCCGCTGGTGATCGACGTGCTTGGCCCCGGCAGCGCGCCCACGGACTTCATCACTCTGCCCAGGTGAGCCCGGCGCGCCGCATCCGCTGCAACACATAGGCCAGCCACACCGCCTGCACCGCCAGCGCCGGCAGCACGACCAGCGGCTTCAGGCCCGACGGTAATTCAAGGAACAGCGCCACCAGCGCGCCATGCACCAGCACGAAGCCCCAATGCACGCCCGCCACCGCCCGCACGCCCAGACCGCTGCGCTGCGCCATCTGGTACAGGTGCGTCCGGTGCGCCGCCGCCACGCGCCGCCCCATCGCCGCCCGCCGTACCAGCGTGAAGGCCGCATCGAACAACAACCCGAACAGCAGCAGCGGCACGATCAGGAACGACACCGACGCCGCGTCGAACCCCGCCGCCGCCACCGCCAGCACCGCCATCATGAAGCCCAGGAACTGGCTGCCCACATCGCCCATGAAGATCCGCGCCGGATGCAGGTTGAACGGCAGGAACCCCGCCAGCCCCGCCGCCAACAGCAAGGCCGCAGCATAGACGAACCACCCGCCCTGCCCGCCCGCCACGACGCACAGCATCACCGCCGCCAGGAACACCGATCCGCCGACCAGGCCATCCAGCCCATCCATGAAGTTCAGCGCATTGGTGCACCCCACGATCCAGAACAACGTGAGCGGCACACCAAGCCACCCCAGCGGCACCTCCCCCACCCAGGGAACGGCCAGCCTTTCGACCACCAACCCACTGCCGATCGCGACCAGCGCCGCCAGCGCCTGCGCCCCCAGCTTCACCGAAAACCGCAGGTCGGCCACATCGTCCCACAAGGACACCAGGGCAATCGCCACCGCCGCACCGATCACACCGCCGAACTGCAACGGCGGCAGCCGCGCAAACGCCGCCCCGAAATACAGAACGACCATCCCGACCACGAAGGCGACCACCACCCCGACGCCACCACCCCGCGGCGTGGGACGCACATGCGACGACCGCGCATTGGGATGATCGAGGATCGGATAGGCGATCATCAGACGCACCACGACGGCCGACACCAAGGCCAGCACGACCGCAAACCCCAGATGTCGGAATACCGCCTCGATCAACATGCGAGGGCGCTATGCCCGGCGCGGAGCGAGGCGTCCAGGCGGGGAGGGGCGCAAGGCGGGGGGCCAGTCCCCCGGACCCCCCGCTGGGAGGCAACCGCCTCCCAGACCCTGGGTCAGATGGCTGGATTGGGGGAGGGGCTCGTCGGCGGTACCGACGCGAAGGGCGCTCCATGCCCCTCCCCCAATCCGGCCATTGGTCTCCGCGGGTCCGCGGGCACGTATGCCCCCGGCGGGTGGGTCCGGGAGGGCAGAGCCCTCCCGCGCCGCACCCTCACCGCGTGAACCACCCCGCCCCGCGCCGCAGCGAGTCCTCGCGGCCGTCGCGGGTGGTTTCCCACAGGGGGCTGGGGGTTGCCAGGCGTTGGCCGCCGTCGCGTTGGGTGGGGCGGATAACGGCGCCGACGGCGGATCGGCTTTGAACGCCGAAGATGTCGAGTGGAACGCGGATGAAAATGCCTTTGTCGAAGGATCCTTCGCCGAAGCGGCTGTAGGAGACGTCGGTGAAGGTGGCGAAGGCACCGACCTCGATGCCGGAATCGAAGCGGCGGGCGACTTCAACCGTGCCGCCCCAGTCGCCGGCCAAATAACGGCCGCCGCGCAGCGTGGTGGTCAGGTTCCACCAGGGCAGGTCGAGGTAGAGCGAGAGGTGCCCGGTGGTGACGCGGTAGTCCTGCAGGCCGAACCGCTGGTCGTAGTCGCGCTGCGCCACGTAGTTCACATCGAGGCCGATCGCGTAGGGTCGGTCATGCGGGCGCCACAGCACTTCGCCGGACACGCCGGCGAACATGGGTTCGAGGTATCCGACGGTGCCGCGGGCGAAGATGTCGGGGGCGACCGACCACATGCGTTCGGCATACAGCGACGTGACGGCGAGGTTGCGCCCGTCGTCGGCATAGAGCGCGTAGTCCGACCGCACGCGCGGCAGCACGGAATCCGATGCCGCGGCGCCGTCCATGTTCTGGGCGAGCACCTGCGTGATGGCGCCGCCGATGGCGAAGCCGGCGCCGAGTTCGACGCGCGCATTGGCGCCGATGCCCACCTGGTACAGCGCGGTGCGGGACGGGTCGCCCAGGATCACGCGAACCAGCGGGTCGATGCCCCAGTCGATGAACGGGCCAGGCGCGCGGGCCGCGCCTTCGAAGGGTTCTCCCGGAGGCATCAGG from Roseomonas fluvialis encodes the following:
- a CDS encoding hydroxymethylglutaryl-CoA lyase, producing the protein MPETAIISEVAPRDGIQSINPAQPVSTEAKVALIRACYDAGLRRMEVGSFVSPKAIPQMAGTEPVLEAAKAMPGLECTVLVPNRRGFDAAIQHGAHRLGFFMSATAGHNKANLNRTREESFAELAALVRDTPKGTLIRFNLSCVFHCPFDGVVPEAEALDWVERIVALNPEMEIALADTTGNASPDQVNRVFRHAIGAWGHRFAFHGHDTYGMGVANVAAAWEAGCRVFDSAAGGIGGCPFAPGATGNVATEDVAWMFARMGVQTGVDWPRLLVAADMAAAIPGAVPGGRMRAVPAARLAA
- a CDS encoding FliI/YscN family ATPase — protein: MRPDLFATAAALRSLQPQAVHGTVTGLGGLAITLEGLGPLAAIGDRLRLEPPSGAPVLAEIAAFRDGRAEAIALGPINGLSAGARAVLAPRPALPVSDAWLGRVLDPMGVPMDGQPPPARGALPRATHAPAPPAGQRARLGPRLALGVRALDLFAPVRQGQRLGLFAASGVGKSTLMAMLAGGVAADVIVFALVGERGRELREFIEDDLGPERLAKSVVICATSDAAAPMRREAAYAAMTVAEHFRDQGRQVLLLMDSVTRFALALREIGLAVREPPATRGYPPSVFTELPRLLERAGPGPDGCGGAITALFTVLVEGDDHDEPVADAVRGILDGHVVLDRRIAEGGRYPPVDVLRSLSRTAPGVLDAHERPLVQEARRLLSTYAEVKDLVRLGAYRVGHDPQADQAVRLAPAIEQVLAQAKGEPSDPDQAFGALVAALAEA
- a CDS encoding YjbF family lipoprotein, with product MRGILLLLPVLLLGACGNTTATDVVRVMVWPIPIPDGLFETSEAIPQADWDTPGGAVRAETALGLSLGSRRGIATLVQEEGERRMWRTAGGVVVATEGPRIVATAGLREVVAATRFDGIDPLTRIGDLTDTPVSGARVVDVMRSETDPARMRFGLRLNCRVSAGPAEVEDTVLVRETCRGAASFTNRFWADARSYAVFRSEQWVGDGLPPLVIDVLGPGSAPTDFITLPR
- a CDS encoding glycosyltransferase family 4 protein — protein: MLIEAVFRHLGFAVVLALVSAVVVRLMIAYPILDHPNARSSHVRPTPRGGGVGVVVAFVVGMVVLYFGAAFARLPPLQFGGVIGAAVAIALVSLWDDVADLRFSVKLGAQALAALVAIGSGLVVERLAVPWVGEVPLGWLGVPLTLFWIVGCTNALNFMDGLDGLVGGSVFLAAVMLCVVAGGQGGWFVYAAALLLAAGLAGFLPFNLHPARIFMGDVGSQFLGFMMAVLAVAAAGFDAASVSFLIVPLLLFGLLFDAAFTLVRRAAMGRRVAAAHRTHLYQMAQRSGLGVRAVAGVHWGFVLVHGALVALFLELPSGLKPLVVLPALAVQAVWLAYVLQRMRRAGLTWAE